Within Streptomyces sp. NBC_00704, the genomic segment CGTGTAGACGGCCTACCGCACTGTAGACGACGGCGGAACGAGGAACGCTCCCATGACCGGTGCCGATGCCCGTGCCCGTGCCCGTGCCCGTGCCGATGCCGATGCCTGTGCCGGTGCGAGGGACGAGCGGCGGCCGGCCGGCGAGCTGGAGGCCGCCGTCATGGCGGCGCTGTGGGCGGCCGGGGCCCCGCTCACCCCCGGGCGGGTGCAGACCGAACTCGGTTCCGGCCTCGCGCGGACCACGGTGGCGACGATACTGACGCGCTTGCACGAGAAGGGCGTCGTCAGCCGAGAGCGGCAGGGCCGCGGGTACGTCTACCTCCCGATGCAGGACGCCCCCGGCCTGACCGCCCGGCGCATGCACGGGGAACTCGACCGCGGCACGGACCGGCAGGCGGTCCTGGCCCGGTTCGTCGCCCAGCTCGGCTCCGCCGACGAGGAGTACCTGCGCCGCCTCCTCCAAGGTGACGAACGGTGACCGCCCCGCTGGTCGTCCGGCTGCCGCCGCCCTTCTCCGAGCCGCCCCCGGCCAGCCGCGCCGTTCACCGGTCGGCCCCGCCACCGCGTACCGCGTACCGCGCTGCGGGTGCCCACCGCACCGGAAGTCATCTAGGACGGAAACCGTCCTAGATCGCCGTTAGGTTGACGTCATGACGAAGACGACGTCCGTGGCGGCCCCCGTGCTCGGCGTGCGAGCCCTCAACCGCGCCACCCTCGACCGGCAGCTGCTGCTGCGCCGCTCGGCCCTGTCGGCCGCAGAGGCCGTGCGCCGTCTGGTCGGTCTCCAGGCGCAGAACGTGAAGCCTCCCTACTACGCCCTCGCCGCGCGCCTCGACGGCTTCGTCCCGCAGCAGCTGTCGACGCTCATGGCCGACCGCGAGGTCGTCCGCATCGTCAGCATGCGCTCCACCATCCACACCCACACCGCGGACGACTGCCTGAGCCTGCGCCCGTTCGTGCAGCCCGCCCGCGACCGCGAGCTGATCCACTTCCGCAAGGGCCTCGCCGGGGTCGACCTCGACCGGCTCGCCGTCCTCGCCCGCGACCTCGTGGAGAGCGAACCGCGCACCATGGCGCAACTGCGCGAGGCCCTGCACGCCGTGTGGCCCGAGGCCGACCCGGCCTCCCTCGCCGTCGCCGCCCGCTGCCGGCTGCCCCTGGTGCAGGTCACCCCGCGCGGACTGTGGGGCCGCAGCGGACAGGTCGCGCTGACCACCGCCGAGCACTGGCTCGGCCGCCCCGCCGAACCCGCGCCCGCCGCGGACGACGTCGTCCTGCGCTATCTGGCCGCGTTCGGCCCGGCCTCCGTCAAGGACATGCAGACCTGGGCCGGACTGACCCGGCTGTGCGAGGTCTTCGAGCGGCTGCGGCCCCGGCTGCTCGTCTTCCGCGACGAGCAGGGCGTCGAGCTGTTCGACCTGCCCGACGCCCCCCGCCCCGACCCCGAGACCCCGGCCCCGCCCCGCTTCCTCCCCGAGTTCGACAACCTGCTGCTCTCCCACGCCGACCGCACGCGGGTGATCCCTCCCGGGCAGTGGGGCCGCAGCTGGCAGGGCAACCAGGCGCACCGCACCCTCCTCGTCGACGGATTCCTGGCCGGGGTGTGGAAACCGGGGCCGGACGCCCTGGTCGTCGAGCCCTTCACCGACCTCACCCGGGCGCAGCGCGCCGACGTCCTCGCGGAGGGCGAGCGGATGCTGGCCGTGCTGCATCCGGGGGAGTCGCCCGACATCCGGTTCGGCCGGGTGCGGGCCGCGGACGAGTGACGGGCCGGGCGGCACGGCGAAACCCCCGCCGGCAGGCCGGCGGGGGAGTGGAGAGGAGGCGCTGCGGGCCGCTCGTGGAGGCTCGCAGCGCCCCCTGATCGTTCCCTGAGCGGTCCCCGGGGTGCGAGGGGCCGTCAGGAGTTCTTCGGGGCCGGGCGCGCGCCGGCTACGCGGTGACCTGCTCGGTCACCAGGTCGGAGAAGGCGGTCAGCCGGGTGTAGACACCCGGGTGACCGGCCTCCGCGCAGCCCTCGCCCCAAGAAGTGATCCCTGCCAGGGCGCCCCCGATGAGCAGGGGACCGCCGCTGTCGCCCTGGCAGGTGTCTGTGCCGCCGGAGGTGAATCCGGCGCAAACCATGTCGGTCGGGACGAAGTCCGAACCGTAGGAACTCGTGCAGTCGGCGTCGGACACGACCGGGACGGTCGCGGTCCGCAGCTGGTTGGAGGAGGCGCCGTTCTCCGACGTGGTGCCCCAGCCCAGGACGCGGGCGGTCGTGCCGGCCGCGTACACCCCGGTCTGCGACGAGGACACGTACGGCGCCGCGGTGTACGGCATCGACGTCGCCAGGGTCAGCACGGCCACGTCGTCGCCCCTGGTGGCGTCCGTGTAGTCCGGGTGGATCCAGATGCCGCTCACCCGGGCGACCGTGCCGTCGGTGCCGTCCAGATAGGTGCGCCCCCCGACGACGCGCACGCTGCTCGTGGTCTCGCCGGCCATGCAGTGGGCGGCGGTGACCACCTTGGTCGGCGAGACGAGCGTCCCGCCGCAGAACTGGTTCTGCGAGGCGTCGGTGATCTGCATCATGAACGGATAGGCGGTGGTCGTGGTGGTCGTGCCGCCGACGATCGGCTGTGGCGCCGCGACAGCGGTGGGGGCGCTGAGCAGTGCCGGGACCGCAGCGGCGGCGGTCGCCGCGACCACTGCTGCGGTCCTCTTCACGCGGTTGAGCCCGAGCATGGAACTCCTCGATGGAGACGGCCGGTGGGGGGTCGCGCGGGTGTGGGGGGTAGCACGGGGGACGCGGGACCGACCCCCGTGTGCCCGGGCGAGCGGCACGTCCCTTACGCTAGGGCTCGGTCACCGGTGCCCCCAATGAGGGAACCCCCTAAGGGAGTTGGGGCAGGGAAAACCCTCGGTCGGCCAAGCGGGCGCCAGGCCGCGGCCGCAGCCGTCGCCCCGGGACCGCGCGATGCGTCCGCCGCGCGCGGCGCACCGGCCAGGAGAAACCCACTAGGGACAGGTAGCCGCTGCGGGAGCGTTGTCCCGCCGATTCCTCACTTCGCGTGACGTCCTGCCGCCAGACGGACGATGTCCACCCGCGAGCGGATCCCCAGCTTGCGGTAGACCCGCGTCAGCGTCGCCTCGACCGTCTTGACGCTGATGAACAGGCGCGCGGCGATCTCCCGGTTGGTCGCGCCCTCCATGACGAGCGCGGCGACCTGACGCTCCATCGCGGCCAGCCCCTCCAGCACGTCGGACGCCTGCTGCTGTTGCTGCCGGCCGACGGCGGCCGGCCGCTGCGCCTGCGCCGCCGCGCCTTCCGCGGCGGCCCGCTCCACCTGACGCAGCCAGGGCAGCGCCCGGCACCGCCGGAACAGCCGCGCCGCCTCGTCGTACGACGTCGGCCCCGGCCCCGCCCCCGGCCGCAGCGTGCGCAGCCGGGCCAGCGCGAACGCCGCCCGCGCCTCCTCCAGGCCGTATCCCAGCTTGGCGAGCCGGTCCTGAACGGACGTCAGCCGGGCCAGCGCCGCCTCGTGGTCGCCGAGCGCGGCCCGCACCATCGCCTCCGAGCGGTCCAGCACGGCCAGCACGCTCTCCCGGTCCAGGCGCAGCGCGTGCTCGCGCGTGACGTCGATGACGTCCTGGGCTTCGCGGGGCTCGCCCACCCGCACCAGCGCCTCCGCGAGGTCGCCCTGCCAGCGGCCGCGCGCCGGGTCCGTGATGCGCAGCCCGGCCTCCAGCTCCCGCACCCGGCGCAGCGAGCCGACCGCGCCCGCGGCGTCCCCGGCCACCAGCTGGGCGTGGCCCAGCGCGGCGAGGGCGCGCGAGAGGTACATCTGGTCGCCGTCCTCCTCGGCGCGCTCCGCCGCCTCCCGGGCCAGCGCCAGCGCCCGGTCGACGTCGCCGCCCGAGGCCTCGGCGAGGGAGGCCAGCATCGCGGAGGCCCCCAGGCCGATGCCGGAGTCGCGGGCCAGCCGCAGGCTCTCGCGGGCCAGGTCGAGGGCGCGTCCGCAGTGCCCGGAGCGCAGTTCCGTCTCGGCGAGGAAGCGCTGGAAGTGCACCTCGCTCTCGACCATGCCGCGCCGGCGCACCTCGCGCAGCAGGGCGGTGATGGTCGAACGGGCCTCGGCCAGCTGGTCGCTCATCATCAGCCAGCGGAACCTGGCCGCGCCGACGCCGTTGTGATGGCAGGCCACGTACGGGTCCTGCGGCTCCTTCATCGCCTGCTTGATGGTCGCGGGCGCGTTCGGGTGGCCCATCAGGGTCTCGGTGGACGACTGGAACGACAGCGCCATCAGCTCGGTGCGCCGGTCGCCGCCGCGGGCGGCCAGCTCGGCCGCGTGCGCGGCCTCCTGCCGCGCCTCGGAGAAGTCGCCCTCGACGATCAGCTTGCGCCAGGCGAGGTGGTAGCGGACCAGCGCCAGCAGCCGGGGATCGTCCCCGGCGTCGGCCAGGGCCTGCGGGAAGACGGCGTCGACGTCGCCGAGCGCCTGCCCGGCGGCCTCGATGACCACCTCCCAGGCGCGGATCCGGTCGGCGGCCACGGTGGCCCGCGTCAGCACCTCGCGCGCGATGTCGCGGGCGAGGTCCACCTCGCCGGCCGTGATCGCGTCCTCGGCCGCCTGCAACCGGTGCCGGTCCGCGGCGGGCGTGCCGTCCTGCGGGGTGTGCCGGGCGGCGAGCAGCCCGAGCGAGGCGGCGACCGAGGGAGCGCCGCGGTCCCGGGAGAGCGCGGCGGCCTCGGCGAGCCGGGCGGCCACCTCCGGGTCGGTGCCGGTGGTGGCGAGGGCGAGGTTGCGGGCCCGCTCGATGGGGTCGGACGCGGCGGTGGACAGCGCTGCGTGCGCGGCCCGCCGCTCCTGGGCGGGGGCCTCCGCGTACAGCGCCGCCGAGATCAGCGGATGCGTGAAGCGCACGGCGGGCCCCTCGGGCTCGGTCGTCAGCAGCCCCAGCTCGGCGGCGCGCGCGGTCTCCGCCTCGGCGTTCTCGCGGCCGGCCGCGTGCAGCAGGGCCAGCGTGGGGCGGGCGCCGGCGCTGGCCACCAGCAGGGTGCGCCGGGCCTCCGCGGAGAGCATGTCGAGGCGGCTGAGGACCAGGTCGCGCAGCGAGGTCGGCACCGGCAGCGGCTCGCCCGGCCGGGGCGGCGTCGGGTTCTCGCCGAGGGCGCGGCCCAGTTCCAGCGCGAAGAGGGGGTTGCCGCCGCTGGTGCGGTGGATCTCCCGCATCGTCGAGCGGGGCAGGTCGGTGTAGCCGCGGTGGTCGAGCAGCGCGGAGACCTGGGCGCTCGAGAGCGGGTTGAGGCGGACGGCGAGCGTGTCGGGCGGGGAGGCGCGGAGATGGCGGTCGTACTCCTGGCCCTCGGTGCGGACCGCGCAGAGCAGCTGGACGGGGGTGTCGCCGAGGCGGCGCGCGGCGAAGCCGAGCAGCTCGGCGCTGGCCGAGTCCAGCCATTGCAGGTCGTCGGCGACGAGCAGGACCGGGCGCGTCGCGGCCAGGGCGCGCAGCGCCGACAGGACGGCGAGCCGCAGCGCGAGGCCGTCGCGTTGCAGGGTCGACTCGCCCCGGCCGGTCAGCGCGGACTCCAGGGCGGTGCGCTGGGCGGCGGGCAGCTTGTCCGAGATCTCGTCGAGGACCAGCCCGAAGAGATCGGCCAGGGCCAGGAACGGCAGGTGCGATTCCGACTCGGTGGCCGAGCAGCGCAGCACGGTGCGCGCCGCGTCGCCGTAATCCGCGGCCAATGCCCGCAGCACGGTCGACTTTCCTATTCCGGCCGGGCCGTGCAGCAGCACACTGCCGCCGCGGGTCAGCTGCTCGCGGGCGGTCGCGTACAGCTCGTCCCTGCCGATGACCAGGTCGGGGCGGCATCGGGCAGGCTCCTTGAAGTCCCGTCGCACGGTCACCGCTCCCCTCCGAGTGTCGTGTCCGGGCCAAATTCTAGGCACCGACTCTTTGAAATTCGGAGGCGCGGCGTGGTGAGGGATATAACAACCTGGTGCACAGGCAAATTCATGGTGACAGTGAGTGAATAATCGCTTGTCGTGAGGGGCTCCCTGGCTTGATGTGATCGCTCCTCGCCGGCGCCCCGCAAGGCGCCCGCCGCGGCCGCGCCGCACCGCCCCCGAAGGGGCGCGGCGGCCTCGCGCTACGGCAGCAGACCCGCCCTGCGGGCCGCGACCACCGCCTCTCCCCGGGTGCGCGCGCCCAGCCTGCGCATCGCCGACCTCAGATAGCCCTTCACCGTCTCCGCGCGCAGCCCCAGCCGCTCGGCGGCGGCGGCGTTCGTCGCCCCCGCCGCCACACACGCCAGCACGTCCAGCTCACGCGGGGCCAGCACCACCGCCGGGCGCTCCGGCTCACCCGGCGAGCCCGGCGCGAGCAGCCCGCACGCGTCGAGCAGCTCCGCGCGCAGCACCGGGTCGGCGATCCGCGGGGCCAGGGCGCGCAGCGCGGCATGCGCCTCGCGCACCTGCTCCCAGCCGGCCGCCGCACCCCCACCCGGCCCGGCGGCCGCCGCCGCGCGCTCCTCGGCCGCCGCCAGCAGATCGCGCGCCTCGTCCTGGACGACCAGCGCCTGCTCCACGTCCCGCGCGGCCTGCACCGCCGCGGTCAGCGTGCGCTCGCCCAGCGGCTGCGCCGTGCGCAGCGCGCCGTACAGCACCCCGCGCACCCGGCGGCGCACCACCACCGGGATCGCCAGCACCGAGCGCAGCCCCTCCTCGGCGACGGCCGCGTCGTACTCGTGACTGATCTGCCGCGACAGCGAGTAGTCGGTCACCGCGCACGGCCGGGCCAGCGCCACCGCCTTGCCGCCCAGACCGTTTCCCGAGGTCACCGCCAGCCCGCGCAGCGCGAGCCCGGCCGCCCCGCTGAACTCGCTGATCCGCATCCGCTGCCGCCCCGGCTCCACCAGCCCGCCGAAGGCGACCGGCAGCCCGGTCGCGCGCCGCAGCCGCATCAGCGCCCCGCCGATCTGAGCCGTTCCGGCTGCGTCCGCCGCCACCTTGCCGCCCTTTCCGCGCGCCGTCGTGCCGCACACCCCCGTTCGGGGGTAGTGAGACCTGCATCACGGATTACACGATGGCAGAGAGCCGCCCGCAATGGTCCGGCGCCACGGGAGTGTGCCGCAGGGACGCGCCGCTGTCGAGCGCGTTCCCACGGCCCCGGGCAACACAGCCAAGAGAGCGAGGAGGACCGATGACGACGGCGACGGAGCGCTTCCGCGCAGCCCGCGACTTCCTGCTGGAGCACCGCGAGGACTACACGACCGCCTACGAGCGTTTCGCGTGGCCCCGGCCGGAGCGCTTCAACTGGGCCCTGGACTGGTTCGACGCCATCGCCGAGGGCAACGGGCGCACCGCCCTGCACATCGTCGAGGAGGACGGCCGCGAGACGCGGCTCAGCTTCGCCGAGCTGTCGGAGCGCTCGGACCGGGCCGCCAACTGGCTGCGCGCCCGCGGCGTCGCCGCCGAGGACCGCGTCCTCGTCATGCTGGGCAACCAGGCCGAGCTGTGGGAGACCGCGCTGGCCGCCATGAAGCTGCGCGCGGTCGTCATCCCCGCCACCCCGCTGCTGGGCCCCGCCGACCTCGCCGACCGCGTCGAACGCGGCCGGGTCCGGCACGTCCTGGTCCGCGCCGAGGACGCCGCCAAGTTCGACGACGTCCCCGGCGACTACACCCGCATCGCGGTCGGCGGCGCCCCCGAGGGCTGGCACCGCTACGAGGACGCCTACGGCGCCCCGGCCGGCTTCACGCCCGACGGCCCCACCCTCGCCGACGACCCGCTGATGCTGTACTTCACGTCCGGCACGACCGCCCGCCCCAAGCTGGTGGAGCACACCCACACCTCGTACCCGGTCGGACACCTGGCCACGATGTACTGGATCGGGCTCAAGCCCCACGACGTGCACCTCAACATCTCCTCGCCCGGCTGGGCCAAGCACGCCTGGTCCAACCTCTTCGCCCCCTGGAACGCCGAGGCGACCGTCTTCATCCACCACTACACCCGCTTCGACCCGGCCCGGCTCATGGCGGAGATGGACCGCGCGGGCGTGACGACGTTCTGCGCCCCGCCGACCGTCTGGCGCATGCTCATCCAGGCCGACCTCACCCAGCTGCGCACCCCGCCCCGCGAGGCCGTCGCCGCGGGCGAGCCCCTCAACCCCGAGGTCATCGAACAGGTGCGGCGCGCCTGGGGCGTCACCGTCCGGGACGGCTTCGGCCAGACCGAGACGGCCGTGCAGATCGCCAACAGCCCCGGCCAGGAACTGAAGTCCGGCTCCATGGGCCGGCCGAGCCCCGGCTACCGGGTGGAGCTCCTCGACCCGGTCTCCGGCGCGCCGGGCGCCCGGGAGGGCGAGATCGCGCTCGACCTGTCCGCCCGCCCGGTGGGCCTGATGACCGGCTACCACGGCGACCCCGACCGCACGGCGGAGGCGATGGCCGGCGGCTACTACCGCACCGGCGACATCGGCAGCCGCGACGACGACGGGTACCTCACCTACGTCGGCCGGGCCGACGACGTCTTCAAGGCCTCCGACTACAAGATCAGCCCCTTCGAGCTGGAGAGCGCGCTGCTGGAGCACGAGGCGGTCGCCGAGGCGGCCGTCGTCCCCGCCCCCGACGAACTGCGCCTGGCCGTGCCCAAGGCGTACATCGTCCTCGCCGAGGGCTGGGAGCCCGGCCCGGACACCGCCAAGGTGCTGTTCGAGCACTCCCGCCAGGTCCTCGCCCCCTACAAGCGCCTGCGACGGCTGGAGTTCGCCCCGCTGCCCAAGACGGTCAGCGGCAAGATCCGCCGCATCGAGCTGCGCGAGGCCACGGCGGCGGGCTCGGCCGACGAGTACCGCGAGGAGGACGTCCGATGAGCGGCGGCTCCCCCTCCACGCAGGACAGCCCCGCACCGGACAGCCCCGCACCGGACAGCCCCGCACCGGACAGCCCCGTGCCGGACAGCTCCGCCGCGGGCGGGCGGGGCGCGGGCGGGCCGGTCGCGTCCGCTCCCGGCCCGGCGTACGCGCACGGGACGAGCACCACGGGCCTGCTCGGGGACACCATCGGCGAGAACCTGGACCGGGCGGTGGCCGCCTGGCCGGACCGCGAGGCCCTCGTCGACGTGCCCTCCGGACGGCGCTGGACGTACGCCGCCTTCGCCGCGGACGTCGACCGGCTGGCGTGCGCGCTGCTCGCGAGCGGCGTCGCCAAGGGCGACCGCGTCGGCATCTGGGCGGTCAACTGCCCCGAGTGGGTGCTGGTCCAGTACGCCACCGCCCGCATCGGCGCGATCATGGTGAACATCAACCCCGCCTACCGCACCCACGAGGTCGAGTACGTCCTCAACCAGGCCGGGATCTCGGTGCTGTTCGCCTCGCTCAGCCACCGCACGAGCGACTACCGGGCCATGGTCGAGCAGGTGCGCGGCAGATGCCTGCTCCTGCGCGAGACCGTCTACATCGGCGATCCGGGCTGGGACGCCCTGCTGCGCCGCGCCACGCCCGGCGGCCACGAGGAACTCCGGGCCCGCGCGGCCGAGTTGTCCTGCGACGACCCGATCAACATCCAGTACACGTCGGGGACGACGGGCTTCCCCAAGGGCGCCACCCTCTCCCACCACAACATCCTCAACAACGGGTACTTCGTGGGGGA encodes:
- a CDS encoding BlaI/MecI/CopY family transcriptional regulator, whose amino-acid sequence is MTGADARARARARADADACAGARDERRPAGELEAAVMAALWAAGAPLTPGRVQTELGSGLARTTVATILTRLHEKGVVSRERQGRGYVYLPMQDAPGLTARRMHGELDRGTDRQAVLARFVAQLGSADEEYLRRLLQGDER
- a CDS encoding winged helix DNA-binding domain-containing protein; this encodes MTKTTSVAAPVLGVRALNRATLDRQLLLRRSALSAAEAVRRLVGLQAQNVKPPYYALAARLDGFVPQQLSTLMADREVVRIVSMRSTIHTHTADDCLSLRPFVQPARDRELIHFRKGLAGVDLDRLAVLARDLVESEPRTMAQLREALHAVWPEADPASLAVAARCRLPLVQVTPRGLWGRSGQVALTTAEHWLGRPAEPAPAADDVVLRYLAAFGPASVKDMQTWAGLTRLCEVFERLRPRLLVFRDEQGVELFDLPDAPRPDPETPAPPRFLPEFDNLLLSHADRTRVIPPGQWGRSWQGNQAHRTLLVDGFLAGVWKPGPDALVVEPFTDLTRAQRADVLAEGERMLAVLHPGESPDIRFGRVRAADE
- a CDS encoding S1 family peptidase, which produces MLGLNRVKRTAAVVAATAAAAVPALLSAPTAVAAPQPIVGGTTTTTTAYPFMMQITDASQNQFCGGTLVSPTKVVTAAHCMAGETTSSVRVVGGRTYLDGTDGTVARVSGIWIHPDYTDATRGDDVAVLTLATSMPYTAAPYVSSSQTGVYAAGTTARVLGWGTTSENGASSNQLRTATVPVVSDADCTSSYGSDFVPTDMVCAGFTSGGTDTCQGDSGGPLLIGGALAGITSWGEGCAEAGHPGVYTRLTAFSDLVTEQVTA
- a CDS encoding helix-turn-helix transcriptional regulator encodes the protein MTVRRDFKEPARCRPDLVIGRDELYATAREQLTRGGSVLLHGPAGIGKSTVLRALAADYGDAARTVLRCSATESESHLPFLALADLFGLVLDEISDKLPAAQRTALESALTGRGESTLQRDGLALRLAVLSALRALAATRPVLLVADDLQWLDSASAELLGFAARRLGDTPVQLLCAVRTEGQEYDRHLRASPPDTLAVRLNPLSSAQVSALLDHRGYTDLPRSTMREIHRTSGGNPLFALELGRALGENPTPPRPGEPLPVPTSLRDLVLSRLDMLSAEARRTLLVASAGARPTLALLHAAGRENAEAETARAAELGLLTTEPEGPAVRFTHPLISAALYAEAPAQERRAAHAALSTAASDPIERARNLALATTGTDPEVAARLAEAAALSRDRGAPSVAASLGLLAARHTPQDGTPAADRHRLQAAEDAITAGEVDLARDIAREVLTRATVAADRIRAWEVVIEAAGQALGDVDAVFPQALADAGDDPRLLALVRYHLAWRKLIVEGDFSEARQEAAHAAELAARGGDRRTELMALSFQSSTETLMGHPNAPATIKQAMKEPQDPYVACHHNGVGAARFRWLMMSDQLAEARSTITALLREVRRRGMVESEVHFQRFLAETELRSGHCGRALDLARESLRLARDSGIGLGASAMLASLAEASGGDVDRALALAREAAERAEEDGDQMYLSRALAALGHAQLVAGDAAGAVGSLRRVRELEAGLRITDPARGRWQGDLAEALVRVGEPREAQDVIDVTREHALRLDRESVLAVLDRSEAMVRAALGDHEAALARLTSVQDRLAKLGYGLEEARAAFALARLRTLRPGAGPGPTSYDEAARLFRRCRALPWLRQVERAAAEGAAAQAQRPAAVGRQQQQQASDVLEGLAAMERQVAALVMEGATNREIAARLFISVKTVEATLTRVYRKLGIRSRVDIVRLAAGRHAK
- a CDS encoding response regulator transcription factor, which translates into the protein MAADAAGTAQIGGALMRLRRATGLPVAFGGLVEPGRQRMRISEFSGAAGLALRGLAVTSGNGLGGKAVALARPCAVTDYSLSRQISHEYDAAVAEEGLRSVLAIPVVVRRRVRGVLYGALRTAQPLGERTLTAAVQAARDVEQALVVQDEARDLLAAAEERAAAAAGPGGGAAAGWEQVREAHAALRALAPRIADPVLRAELLDACGLLAPGSPGEPERPAVVLAPRELDVLACVAAGATNAAAAERLGLRAETVKGYLRSAMRRLGARTRGEAVVAARRAGLLP
- a CDS encoding AMP-binding protein, producing the protein MTTATERFRAARDFLLEHREDYTTAYERFAWPRPERFNWALDWFDAIAEGNGRTALHIVEEDGRETRLSFAELSERSDRAANWLRARGVAAEDRVLVMLGNQAELWETALAAMKLRAVVIPATPLLGPADLADRVERGRVRHVLVRAEDAAKFDDVPGDYTRIAVGGAPEGWHRYEDAYGAPAGFTPDGPTLADDPLMLYFTSGTTARPKLVEHTHTSYPVGHLATMYWIGLKPHDVHLNISSPGWAKHAWSNLFAPWNAEATVFIHHYTRFDPARLMAEMDRAGVTTFCAPPTVWRMLIQADLTQLRTPPREAVAAGEPLNPEVIEQVRRAWGVTVRDGFGQTETAVQIANSPGQELKSGSMGRPSPGYRVELLDPVSGAPGAREGEIALDLSARPVGLMTGYHGDPDRTAEAMAGGYYRTGDIGSRDDDGYLTYVGRADDVFKASDYKISPFELESALLEHEAVAEAAVVPAPDELRLAVPKAYIVLAEGWEPGPDTAKVLFEHSRQVLAPYKRLRRLEFAPLPKTVSGKIRRIELREATAAGSADEYREEDVR